ATCTGGGAACACAGAATCCGGAACACGGGATCTGGGAACATGGGATCCAGGGACACGGGATCTGGGACACGGGATCCAGGGACACGGGATCTGGGAACATGGAATCCAGGGACACGGGATCCGGGACACGGGATCCAGGGACACGGGATCCAGGCACACGGGATCTAGGGACATGGGATCTGGAACATGGGATCTGAGAACACGGGATCTGGGAACACGGGATCTGGGAACACGGGATCCAGGGACACGGGATCCGGGAACATGGGATCTGGGAACACGGGATCTGGGAACATGGGATCCGGGGACATGGGATCCGGGAACACAGGATCTGGGAACACGGGATCCAGGCACACGGGATCTGGGAACACGGGATCCAGGGACACGGGATCCAGGGACACGGGATCTAAGGACATGGGATCTGGGAACATGGGATCTGGAACACGGGATCTGGGAAAACGGGATCTGGGAACATGGATCTGGGAACACGGGATCTGGGGACATGGGATCCAGGAACACAGGATCTGGGAACACAGGATCCAGGGACACGGGATCCAGGGACACGGGATCCAGGCACACGGGATCCGGGCACACGGGATCTAGGGACATGGGATCTGGGAACACGGGATCCAGGGACACGGGATCCAGGCACACGGGATCCGGGGACACGGGATCCAGGGACACAGGATCCAGGCACATGGGATCCGGGGACACGGGATCTGGGCACACGGGATCCAGGGACACGGGATCTGGGGACACGGGATCCAGGCACACGGGATCTGGGAACACGGGATCTGGGACACGGGATCTGGGAACACGGGATCCAGGGACACAGGATCCGGGCACACGGGATCCAGGGACAAGGGATCCAGGCACACGGGCTCCGGGCACACGGGCTCGGGCTCCGGGGACACGCGACCGACCCCCGACGCAGGATCCGCCCGTGACGAGCCGGGATCCGGCGAGCCGGGATCCGAACCCGACCCgcgggaggcgggcggcggcggaggccgGAGCCGGGATCGTGGCCGgagccgaggaggaggaggaggaggctgaagCCGGAGCCGGGATCGAGGCCAGAGCCGGGATCGAGGCCGGGATCGAGGCCGAGGAGGaggccgaggaggaggaggccgagGCCGAAGCCGAGGCCGGAGCCGGGATCGAGGCCGGGATCGAGGCCGAGGAGGaggccgaggaggaggaggaggaggccgaaGCCGAGGCCGGAGCCGGGGATCGAGGCCGGAGCCGGGATCGAGGAGGCCGAGGAGGaggccgaggaggaggaggccgagGCCGAAGCCGAGGCCGGAGCCGGGATCGAGGCCGGAGCCGGGATCGAGGaggccgaggaggaggaggaggaggaggaggaggccgagGCCGAAGGCGCCGGCGGCCCCTGGATCTTCCCCTTCTACCGCTGgctgcccggcgccggcacCTGGGAGCTGGCCGAGGGCACCGGTgcggccccccccccggacgcctgggcccctcccaagaacccccccctcgccccgggccccggacgcctgggcccctcctgaGACCCCCCTCCCAgggccccggacgcctgggccccccctgCCAcgcggcccggacgcctgggcccctcccgagacccccccccccccgccccgggccccggacgcctgggcccctcctgaGACCCCCCCTCCCAGGGCCCCGGACGCCTGGCCCCCCTGCCAcgcggcccggacgcctgggcccctcccgaGACCCCCCTCCCAgggccccggacgcctgggcccctcctgaGACCCCCCCCTCCCAgagccccggacgcctgggcccccccgccacgcggcccggacgcctgggcccctcccgagacccccccccccccgccccggggccccggacgcctgggcccctcccgagaccccccccccccccccgggccccggacgcctgggccccccctctgccccctcccagGGCCCCAGACGCCTggcccccccaccaccaccacgcatcccggacgcctgggccccccttgccACgtggcccggacgcctgggcccctcctgccacgcggcccggacgcctgggcccctccccacTGCGCGTCCCAGACAcctgcccccccgccccgccacACCGcatcccggacgcctgggccccctggggAGGGCAGTTGGGTGCCGGGAGGGGGCAGCtgggcgcccggacgcctgggcccctggggtgtgtgtgtgtgtgggggggggggggggttgggtgCCCATAGGGGGTTGTTGGgtgccggggtgggggggaggggggcagttgggcacccggacgcctgggcccctctgggTGGGGTAGTTGTGTgccgggtgggggggggagggggcagtcaggcgcccggacgcctgggcccctctgggGGGGTAGTTGTGTgccgggtggggggggggaggggggcagtcaggcgccggacgcctgggcccctctgggGGGGTAGTTGTgtgccgggggaggggggggagggggcagtcaggcgcccggacgcctgggcccctctgggGGGGTAGTTgtgtgccggggggggggggggagggggcagtcgggcgcccggacgcctgggcccctctgggGGGGTAGTTGTgtgccgggggaggggggggagggggcagtcaggcgcccggacgcctgggcccccggcgGTGCtgaccggggggggggggggggccgcggggggggggtcgcAGCCAAGACGCCGACGCAGGAGCGAAACCCGCTGATGCGGCGGCACCGGCGGGAGCAGCTGGCGCAGAGGCAGCGGGAGTACGGGtgagcccggacgcctgggcccctccccggacgcctgggcccctgccccTGGGgggtcccggacgcctgggcccctccggggacacctgggcccctgcccCTGGGGtgtcccggatgcctgggcccccacCTCTGGGGcgcctggacgcctgggcccttccctggactcctgggcccccgCCCCTGGGCtgtccccggacgcctgggcccctaCCCGGACGCCTGGGGCCCCTGCCCCTGGGGtgtcccggacgcctgggcccctccccggacgcctgggcccctgccccTGGGGtgtcccggacgcctgggcccctccccggacgcctgggcccctgccccTGGGGtgtcccggacacctgggcccttccccggactcctgggccccccgCCCCTGGGCtgtcccggacgcctgggcccctacccggacgcctgggcccctgccccTGGGGtgtcccggacgcctgggcccctccccggacgcctgggcccctgccccTGGGGtgtccccggacgcctgggcccctacccggacgcctgggcccccgccCCCTGGGCtgtcccggacgcctgggcccctacccggacgcctgggcccctgccccTGGGGtgtcccggacgcctgggcccctacccggacgcctgggcccctaCCCCTGGGGtgtcccggacgcctgggcccctacccggatgcctgggcccccgcCCCTGGGCtgtcccggacgcctgggcccctgcggGAGCAGAGCCCCcctgggggggggcagtgcattttggggtgaattccgGGGATTTTGGGGCAGGCTGCGCGAgtgcagccccggggcgggctGGTCGgggtggattttggggtgaattccAGGGATTTCGGGGCAGGCTGCGggagcgcagccccggggcggggtgGTCGgggtggattttggggtgaattccgGGGATTTTGGGGCAGGCTGCGCGAgtgcagccccggggcggggtgGTCGgggtggattttggggtgaattccgGGGATTTTGGGGCAGGCTGCGGGAGCGCAGCCCCGGGACGGGGCGGTCGgggtggattttggggtgaattccgGGGATTTCGGGGCAGGCTGCGCGAGTGCAGCCCCGGGGTGGGCTGGTCGgggtggattttggggtgaattccgGGGATTTCGGGGCAGGCTGCGggagcgcagccccggggcggggggtggtctgggtggattttggggtgaattccgGGGATTTCGGGGCAGGCTGTGggagcgcagccccggggcggggggtggtcggggtggattttggggtgaattccgGGGATTTCGGGGCAGGCTGCGggagcgcagccccggggcggggggtggtcggggtggattttggggtgaattccgGGGATTTTGGGGCAGGCTGCGCGAgtgcagccccggggcggggggtggtcggggtggattttggggtgaattccgGGGATTTCGGGGCAGGCTGTGggagcgcagccccggggcggggtgGTCGgggtggattttggggtgaattccgGAGATTTTGGGGCAGGCTGCGGGAGCGcagcccggggcggggggtggtcggggtggattttggggtgaattccgGGGATTTTGGGGCAGGCTGCGCGAgtgcagccccggggcggggggtggtcggggtggattttggggtgaattccgGGGATTTCGGGGCAGGCTGTGggagcgcagccccggggcggggtgGTCGgggtggattttggggtgaattccgGAGATTTTGGGGCAGGCTGCGggagcgcagccccggggcggggggtggtcggggtggattttggggtgaattccgGGGATTTCGGGGCAGGCTGCGggagcgcagccccggggcggggggtggtCGGGGTGGATTTTTGGGGTGAATTCCGGGGATTTTGGGGCAGGCTGCGGgagcgcagcccccggggcagggggtGGTCGgggtggattttggggtgaattccgGGGATTTTGGGGCAGGCTGCGggagcgcagccccggggcggggggtggtcggggtggattttggggtgaattccgGGGATTTCGGGGCAGGCTGCGCGAgtgcagccccggggcggggggtggtcagagtggattttggggtgaattccAGGGATTTCGGGGCAGGCTGCGGgagcgcagcccccggggcggggTGGTCGgggtggattttggggtgaattccgGGGATTTCGGGGCAGGCTGTGGgagcgcagcccccggggcggggggtggtcggggtggattttggggtgaattccgGGGATTTCGGGGCAGGCTGCGGgagcgcagcccccggggcggggTGGTCGgggtggattttggggtgaattccgGGGATTTCGGGGCAGGCTGCGGgagcgcagcccccggggcggggTGGTCGgggtggattttggggtgaattccgGGGATTTTGGGGCAGGCTGCGggagcgcagccccggggcggggtgGTCGgggtggattttggggtgaattccgGGGATTTTGGGGCAGGCTGTGggagcgcagccccggggcggggtgGTCGgggtggattttggggtgaattccgGGGATTTCGGGGCAGGCTGCGCGAgtgcagccccggggcggggggtggtcggggtggattttggggtgaattccgGGGATTTCGGGGCAGGCTGCGggagcgcagccccggggcggggggtggtctgggtggattttggggtgaattccgGGGATTTCGGGGCAGGCTGTGggagcgcagccccggggcggggggtggtcggggtggattttggggtgaattccgGGGATTTTGGGGCAGGCTGCGGgagcgcagcccccggggcggggggtggtcggggtggattttggggtgaattccgGGGATTTTGGGGCAGGCTGCGggagcgcagccccggggcggggtgGTCGgggtggattttggggtgaattccgGGGATTTCGGGGCAGGCTGTGggagcgcagccccggggcggggggtggtcggggtggattttggggtgaattccgGGGATTTCGGGGCAGGCTGCGggagcgcagccccggggcggggtgGTCGgggtggattttggggtgaattccgGGGATTTCGGGGCAGGCTGTGggagcgcagccccggggcggggtgGTCGgggtggattttggggtgaattccgGGGATTTTGGGGCAGGCTGTGggagcgcagccccggggcggggtgGTCGgggtggattttggggtgaattccgGAGATTTTGGGGCAGGCTGCGGGAGCGCAGCCCGGGGCGGGGTGGTCGgggtggattttggggtgaattccgGGGATTTTGGGGCAGGCTGTGggagcgcagccccggggcggggtgGTCGgggtggattttggggtgaattccgGGGATTTCGGGGCAGGCTGCGCGAgtgcagccccggggcggggtgGTCGgggtggattttggggtgaattccgGGGATTTTGGGGCAGGCTGCGCgagcgcagccccggggcggggtgGTCGgggtggattttggggtgaattccgGGGATTTTGGGGCAGGCTGCGggagcgcagccccggggcggggggtggtctgggtggattttggggtgaattccgGGGATTTTGGGGCAGGCTGCGggagcgcagccccggggcggggtgGTCGgggtggattttggggtgaattccgGGGATTTCGGGGCAGGCTGTGggagcgcagccccggggcggggggtggtcggggtggattttggggtgaattccgGGGATTTCGGGGCAGGCTGCGCGAGTACAGCCCCGGGGTGGGGTGGTCGgggtggattttggggtgaattccgGGGATTTCGGGGCAGGCTGCGCGAgtgcagccccggggcggggggtggtcggggtggattttggggtgaattccgGGGATTTCGGGGCAGGCTGCGggagcgcagccccggggcggggggtggtcggggtggattttggggtgaattccgGGGATTTCGGGGCAGGCTGCGggagcgcagccccggggcggggtgGTCGgggtggattttggggtgaattccgGGGATTTCGGGGCAGGCTGCGggagcgcagccccggggcggggggtggtcggggtggattttggggtgaattccgGGGATTTCGGGGCAGGCTGCGGGAGCGCagccccggggtggggggtggtcggggtggattttggggtgaattccgGGGATTTCGGGGCAGGCTGCGggagcgcagccccggggcggggggtggtcggggtggattttggggtgaattccgGGGATTTGGGGGCAGGCTGCGCGAGTacagccccggggcggggcggtcggggtggattttggggtgaattccgGGGATTTTGGGGCAGGCTGCGCGAGTAcagccccggggcggggtgGTCGgggtggattttggggtgaattccgGGGATTTCGGGGCAGGCTGCGCGAgtgcagccccggggcgggctGGTCGgggtggattttggggtgaattccgGGGATTTGGGGGCAGGCTGCGCGAGTacagccccggggcggggcggtcggggtggattttggggtgaattccgGGGATTTTGGGGCAGGCTGCGCGAGTACAGCCCGGGGCTGCCCTGGTGCATCGCGGCCGAGGGGCCCTGCGACGCCGGCCCCGACCTCCAGTACTCGCTGCCCAAGGCGCTCGCCTTCTACTtccggggcggggccgcgtgAGTGACGTCACCGCGGCCACGccccccccgctcccgccgccccgccccttcctctcctcctctcccctccccccccccccccccccgctccctcctgcttcctttctccttcctcccctcctgctgcgccctggccccgccccctctcctggccccgcccccaaggccccgcccccgccgccgcggtcccggccccgccccctcctgcccccggccccgccccccggcgcttcggccccgcccccccgcgattgtcccggccccgccccctcctggccccgcccccgcccccgccactctggccccgccccccgccattgtcccggccccgcccccgcaaTTGCCCCAGCCCCGCCCCTGGCGgtctggccccgccccctgcgattgtcccggccccgccccccgctgctctggccccgccccccgccgcgaTTCTCCTGGCCACGccccccccgcgcggccccctccccaccacaCTTTGGCTCcgcccagccctgccctgctgcccctgAAGGCCACGCCCTCGCCGGCCACACCCACCACCTGCCcggagccccgccccctccgaCGGGCACACGCGAGCGGAGGCGTGCGCACGGGCTGGGCACGCGTGTGGCTGCGTGTTCCTGCGTGTCCACCCGTGTTTTTGCGTGTTCACACGTGTTCACACACGTTTTTGCGGGCTCCCGCGTGTTCCTGCGTGTCCACCCGTGTTTTTGCGTGTTCACACGTGTTCACACACGTTTTTGCGGGCTCCCGCGTGTTCCTGCGTGTCCACCCGTGTTTTTGCGTGTTCACACGTGTTCACACACGTTTTTGCGGGCTCCCGCGTGTTCCTGCGTGTCCACCCGTGTTTTTGCGTGTTCACACGTGTTCACACACGTTTTTGCGGGCTCCCGCGTGTTCCTGCGTGTCCACCCGTGTTTTTGCGTGTTCACACGTGTTCACACACGTTTTTGCGGGCTCCTGCGTGTTCCTGCGTGTCCACGCGCTCACACGCGTTCGGCGCTTCCTCGCGTCTTCACGTGCTCTTGCGCCTTCCCGCGTCTCCCCCCGTGTCCTTGCGTGTTCGCGTGCTTTCTCGCGTGTTCACGCGTGTTCACGCGTGTTCCCGCGTGTCGCAGGAACCTCGAGGTCGCCCTCAAGGGCTTCCTGTGCCGGGCCGAGTCCTGGGAGAGCCTGGAGGCCGCCGCCAACGTCTTCTGCTGCTACCGCACGCCCGTGTCCGGTACGGCCCCGccccgaggggcccaggcgtccggggggggggggcccaggcgtccgggaggggggcccaggcgtccggggggggggggccaggTGGCCAGGATGGgtgggaggggcccaggtgtcctggGGGGGGCCTAAGCATTCGGGAGGGGCTCAACCATCTGGGAGGGCAGCACaaggaaggggcccaggcgtccgggaggggcccaggcgtccaaGAGGGCAGCAccagggaggggcccaggcgtccgggcatCCCTGACATGcggggcccaggcatccgggggtATCAGGAGGGTATcagggaggggcccaggcgtccgggcagcaCCGACatggaggggcccaggcgtccgggtgtATCGGGAACGTAGCCgagagggacccaggcgtccgggcacccccGACgtggggggcccaggcgtcctggggTGTCAGGACCTGCCTGggagaaggggcccaggcgtccgggggtATCGGGAACGTAGCcagcaggggcccaggcgtccgggcactCCCAACAtggagggcccaggcgtccgggggtGTCAGGACCTGGCCAGcagaaggggcccaggcgtccgggggtTTCAGGATGGTATcagggaggggcccaggtgtccgggggtGTCAGGACCTGGCTGGgagaagggcccaggcgtccggggctaTTGGGAGCATAACCAGGAGcggcccaggcgtccaggcaCCCCCGACatggaggggcccaggcgtccgggggtGTCAGGACTTCGCTGggagaaggggcccaggcgtccaggggTATCGGGAGCGTAgccgggaggggcccaggtgtccgggcaccCTCGACatggaggggcccaggcatccgggggtATCAGGAGGGTATcagggaggggcccaggcgtccggccaACCCCAACatggaggggcccaggcgtccaggggTATCGGGAGGGTATcagggaggggcccaggcgtccggccaACCCCAACatggaggggcccaggcgtccaggggTATCCGGAGGGTATcagggaggggcccaggcgtccgggcacccccAACatggaggggcccaggcgtccgggagtATCAGGAGGGTATcagggaggggcccaggcatccgggcacCCCCAACatggaggggcccaggcgtccgggagtATCAGGAGGGTATcagggaggggcccaggcgtccgggcacccccAACatggaggggcccaggcgtccggggctaTCGGGAGGGTATcagggaggggcccaggcatccgggcacCCCCAACatggaggggcccaggcgtccggggctaTCAGAAGGGTATcagggaggggcccaggcgtccgggcacccccAACatggaggggcccaggcgtccggggctaTCAGGAGGGTATcagggaggggcccaggcgtccgggcccccccGCTGACGCCCCGGCGCCCAGACTACGTGACGCAGCACTGGCGGGACGACGCCTTCTTCGGGTACCAGTTCCTCAACGGGGTGAACCCGGTGCTGCtgcgccgctgcccccggctgccccccaaCTTCGCCGTCACCTCGGCCATGGTGGCGCCGACCCTCGGGCCCCACACCTCCCTCGAGCAGGAGATGGAGGTCGgcgggggggcccaggcatccgggaggggagcggg
This sequence is a window from Rhea pennata isolate bPtePen1 unplaced genomic scaffold, bPtePen1.pri scaffold_197, whole genome shotgun sequence. Protein-coding genes within it:
- the LOC134154282 gene encoding LOW QUALITY PROTEIN: polyunsaturated fatty acid lipoxygenase ALOX15B-like (The sequence of the model RefSeq protein was modified relative to this genomic sequence to represent the inferred CDS: inserted 2 bases in 1 codon) codes for the protein MGSGDTGSGHTGSRDTGSGDTGSRHTGSGNTGSGTRDLGTRDPGTQDPGTRDPGTRDPGTRAPGTRARAPGTRDRPPTQDPPVTSRDPASRDPNPTRGRRAAAEAGAGIVAGAEEEEEEAEAGAGIEARAGIEAGIEAEEEAEEEEAEAEAEAGAGIEAGIEAEEEAEEEEEEAEAEAEEEAEEEEAEAEAEAGAGIEAGAGIEEAEEEEEEEEEAEAEGAGGPWIFPFYRWLPGAGTWELAEGTAKTPTQERNPLMRRHRREQLAQRQREYGLREYSPGLPWCIAAEGPCDAGPDLQYSLPKALAFYFRGGAANLEVALKGFLCRAESWESLEAAANVFCCYRTPVSDYVTQHWRDDAFFGYQFLNGVNPVLLRRCPRLPPNFAVTSAMVAPTLGPHTSLEQEMERGHVFLVDYRVLDGAPTAQIDGRPTYVAAPLCLLHLRPDGQLLPLAIQLSQAPGPSSPVFVPGDPPWLWALAKAWVRSADFHVHEALTHLLRAHLLGEVYALATLRRLPARHPLHKLLLPHTRFTVHLALLARKLLLSPGGVFDRAIALGRRGLLWLVARGLRELRYDALVLPRDVERRGVASLPGYHFRDDALRLWAAIESFVAGVVHHYYGADAAVAADDELQAWAAEIFQRGFRGRRSSGVPSRLRTRPELVTFVTMIIYSCSAHHAATNSGQFELGAFMPNMPAAMREPPPAAKAPLAEADFLGAVSAVNTTCVTLAVLWVLRNEPLDMRPLGCYPXEHFTEEAPRRLIAAFQRRLARISRDIRARNAGLALPYAYLDPAQVENSVAI